The Macadamia integrifolia cultivar HAES 741 chromosome 4, SCU_Mint_v3, whole genome shotgun sequence genome contains the following window.
TTCAATGAATAACAGGATTTTATTAACAAAAGGATAAACAGAGAATATCTAACACAAAATGGATCATGAGACCacggccaaaaaaaaaacacacccgAACTACATTGATAACATCTGTTGTTAAGTCCCAACGATTCAAAGTAAATCAGTGCAACAGTAATTCACAGACCTTGTTGAGTAATATTTTAGAAGagttctttttaatttttttgtcagTTAAATGATTAAGTCACTGATACGATATGGTCAGTTCTTTCTAATTCTTATGGATCAGAACCAAGTCTCCTGATTGAGTTGATTCTGTTGAAACATGTCAAACCCGGTCATGCAAAATTTCCatttctttatctcttctaaCACTTCCctaagggttttaaaacccctCAATGTTTCTGTGACTTTCTATGCGCAAGATTTAAGGATTTTGaagtttttcttcttcacaaacCAATGAGAATCTCATAAAAGTGTATATGCTTCCAGGTCTTACgttacataattgtgagttgCTTGTGATGCACCTAATTAGATGGATAATTAGTTCTTTCAATATGTAtggtttttctataattttcatGTTCCTCCCCTATTGTTTTGAAGAACTATTACAAATCCTACGCTTCATGACTCGAATCCCAACTCCATGTTTTGTAAGGAGCAGTAATTATGAGTAGTCAGTTATTCATGTTTGAAAAGGTGAAATATGTTTGAAAACACATATTATTCATGAATTCCGGATGGAAAGTCACAGCTTAAGGCACTTTACCAACACAAACACTGAAAAGTCTATGGAAATTTCCCATCCATATATTTATGGAATTCTCTACATGAaaagaaagaggggaaaaagataaaatatgacAAAGATAGTTAAAGATTGCATAGCCTTTCCTCTTATGGGTGACATGTAAGTTTTTAATATAGGAGATAAGCAACAAAAGTACAAGCACACGCTTTAATTTTAATCAGGCTTCAATCTACTcaaaaatcttttatttttcaaaagaaaaaagatctaATATAGCTCCCTTCTCTTGCACATGGTTCATGGGCAGCAATGGTGCAAAATTATTTGGGAAACACCACATGAGTATGTTCCTATATAGTCTATGATAAAGATGATAGTTAGGAAAGGCATGCGAACTGCAAGAGATTTATGCTTTAATCAGTAATGCTATGGCAGCAGGGAACTTTGACCATACAAGATTTTGACCTGCATATTCCTGAAGTAAAACACAAGAGAACCAAGATCCGTGCATTCCGATGGAACACCATGGTCTCACCAGCCTGTGCAGAGAAAATAGATGCTGCCAAAAAATGTGGTGTTGATATCTCACAGAGCTGCAGGTAATGAAGTTTAAATACTTCAATTACTAGGTTGTCGCCAAAGTTAATTGAAATAAACACATCAGAAATTTCAAATAAAGGGGCAATCTTTAAGGAAAAGAAATGATAAGGCAATActaaataaaagatattatgCATATCACTGTGGAGATGAAATAAGATTTACTATGAAAAGGTAGCTAATTTTTCCAGTTTCTCGGAAGACAGGGTCGTAAATACTCAGACTGCACAGTTATATGCTTCAGATGTTTCCTACTGACTTGCAATTATTTTGAATGAAAATGTGATAGGCAGACATTATTCCAAGGTCACACTAATACCAATTATAGAAGAATACAGACTGGCTACCATGCGAATTTCAAAACACTCATAAGTGACGAGGTGAAGAAGTGAGATTTATACAGTAAAGACTCCAACACCTGCTAACTCAGCTTCCCTACTTCCTATTCCTTGAAAACAACTCCTCATAATTAATCATTCAAGCTTAAGCTCATCAGAAATTATTCCAGTTTGTTATTGATATATACACTCTTGCTTCAAGTGAATCAATCAATTTCTACGCACCGCGGCAGTAACTAGGGCAGCAATAGCAGTGAATATAACCAATTTATCATTGGCAATTAACTCCCACATCCGACGCAGCGCGAACCATACAGTGACCGGCTTTGCTGCAATAACTACGTCCACATGCTCAGAGAAATTCCACCAACTCCCACCCGGCACAATCGTGCGAAGGAAGACAACCCATCTATGGAGTGTCTCCGTAAAATTAACACCTTTCTCTCcatcttcttttttggtaaaaccctTCTCTCCATCTTCACGCTTTCCTGTGGTGCTCCACACAGAGAATCCATTAATGGAAGCCGATttaggaggagagaaagaattGCCTCTCCCTTTCCTGGAAACAATAGAAGGATAAAATCGAAATCTAATGCTATCAGAGAATTGAATTCTGTTTTGATGAAATGACAAGGGAGGATGTCGACGAGGGATTGAAAGACAGATAGAAGGTTGCCCTTGCAAGCTCGGGAGAAACAAAGCCATGGGTGATCTTGATGGAAATGAAATAGGAGAAAAGCTTGGAGATCTCCGTTAGTCCGAATAAAAAGCTGCGAAGGTGGACGAGTGGACGTGTCAAGTACGCAACCTCAGCCTGTGATTTTGTGGTCCACCTCTTTTCGGCTTTTCTGGAACAATTCACCCCAGCCAGGAATCACCCAGCAAGAGCCCTCTCAGACCGGTGGTAAGAATACCAGTATCCATTCCACCGCCGCCAGTGACGGAAACGGTGAAGGGGGGAAGACTGTCAAGAAATTGACCGGAACAAAACCAAACTGACCTGATTGCCGGTTCGTTTCAGTTGGGCCTAATTGGTTTCGACCATGGCAAAGTCTTGCGCTGTTTCTGTCCATTTAAGGAATCACACCTGATCTTGTAGGTTATGGCATGTACACGTTTTTATTtaatatctcaaatcaccccgaatttgaaactgaaacctctatcaaaatcgaattgagtcatttacatcaaaatcgcaaaaccgtttagtaaaagATTCAGTTCTGGTTTtaagtttaagaccgattagttaaatgggttgggtagattttaaccgtttaacctgTTGGTTTCAAATTGAATTGACACTGTGGAAATCAAACtatttaaaccatcaaaacttATTTGATTAACCcatataacgattaaatatttgattgttttaacaaatataatggtttaatttagggaataaTTTAGGACCATAAAGGTTGTCcaatagtctattcaataatttactcatattataTAGTTACGcattaaatccttgcttgttcaatgcctcatttaattttatttttttttggcttgagAAAACAAAGTTTGTTGGAAAAATGAGGACCTTACAAAGCGTCGTTCAAGAACAAAACGGGGATTTACAAAGAAGGGGGTGGGATAGACACCAAACATGTGAAAGCCTGAGCTTAAGAGCTCCAGAGGCAAGGAAATCCGCTAACTTATTGTTAGCCCGGCGAAAGAAATGGAAGATGACGTGTGCGAATGATCCCAGCAAGTCGCAGATGTCAAAGGCAATGGCGTGAGTAGCCCAGTCGAGGAAGCAATTTTGGTTGTTGAGGAAAGCGACAGCGAAGAAGCAATCCGAGAAGACAATGATCTTTTGCAAACCCATACTGAGAGCAAGATGGAGATCGTCCCGAATGCTCTCAAGCTCAGCGGCGCAAGTAGTAGTCGTGAAACTCCATTTGCACTTGGCAACGAGGAAGACACCACCCGGATCCCATAAGATTACTCCCCTATTAGCAAACTTGCACAAAGGACTCCAGGAACTGTCAGAACAAACGGTAAAGAAGGAATCAAAGGAGGCGGGAATGGAGGCTAAAGGGAATGGTTCAGAGTTATAGTGCGTCGAAGCCGAGTTTTGGTTCGAGGACCCCTCTGCGATCATGGTATTAATGGCACTAAAAGCTAAATGGAGACAGGGCAAGGACAGGTCAAATACAGCCCAGTTTCTAGCCTTCCAGATGTGCCAAATGACCGAAGTCCATATAAGGTCCAGCAAAGGAGGAGGGGAGGCGTCTTTAAATCTGGAATGGATAAAAGAGTGCCAATCAGCCAAGGATTCACCAAGAAAGTTCGAGATGGAAATACGAAGAGGAGAAAATCTCCAACATGTAGATGCGAAATCGCACTTGATAAGAGTGTGTATAAGGTCCTCCACTGCTGAGGGACATAAGGGGCAGAGAGGTGAGTAGCCCAAGCCCCGGCTAAGCAGCCTGGCGTTAGTGGCTAAAGCTTCATGGCCGCTACGCCAGAGAAAAAATTGCACCTTAGGCTAGATATTCATTTTCCAAATCGCAGACCAGAACATGGAGGTAGCCGAAGGAGATGGGAAGGAGCCTCGAGACATAGCAGATGAGAGTTTGGAGTAGTAGGCAGATCGAACAATAAAGGTTCCGAAGATGGTAAGGACCAGATCCACCAGTCTTCACGCGGTCTGGAGGTGATAGGGAGCTGTTGAGCGTGGACTTCATTGGGAGAGAAGAGCAGAAGAAGGGGCTTAGAATTCCAACAATTGAACCGCTAATCGATCAAGTCTGTGACAAGGAGGTTCGGTGAGTGAATGGGGCGGCAAGAGATTCTTCCCAAAGGAAGGGTGGGAATCCACGAGTCTTGGAAAACACATGTTGAGCTGCCATTGTTGATTTGTCTGCGAAGGCCTTGGACAAGAAGATCTCTTCCTTTGAGCAGGTTTTTCCAACCCCAAGAGCAAGTGGAACTGTGGGGGGATGCCTcaagaaatgaagaatttgGGAAATATCTAGCCTTTAAGAGAAGGGCTCAGATGTTGTTGGGATTTTGTAGGAGCCTCCAACATTGCTTAGCTAGGAGGGTTTGGTTGAGACCGGTAAAATCGCGATAGCCGAGTCCACCATCCTTTTTTGACTTACAGAGAATGCTTCATTTGACCCAACGAATGCCCTTTCCTTCACTATTTTTCCACCAGAACCGACGGATGATCCTGTTGAGTTCTTTTCATAGCCCATGGGGTAAGAGAAAGAATGACATAGCGAAGGTGGGAATGCATGATGCCACTGACTTGATCAATACAGCCTTCCTCGCTACATAAAGGTATTTTTCAGACCaaccacccagtttattctttattttttatgtgatGAAAtcgaaaatttattttttggatttgctCAAATAGGATGGTAGACCGAGATAGATACTATGCGTTTGGACCTCCGAAAGGGAGAGGGATGTGCAAATGTTGGCGTGGGAAGAAGCTTTTGTCCCATGGCTGAAtacgattttttatttttccaaattaagCTCTTCTCCTGAGGCCTTGCAATAGTCATCCATAATTACCTTAATAGCTATTCCATCTGATAAAGAAGCTCTTGAGAATATCATAAAGTTGTCTGCGAACATGAGGTGTGAGATGTGAGGGACTCTTCTACTGATCCAGAGACCATACATCAAATTGTTCTCAAGGGCTCTGTTAAAGTGGGTTGAGATGGCTTGTTGGCAAAGAATGAACAGATACGGACTCAGTAGGCATCCTTGACGGAGATCCCGGGTGGGTATAACGTTCCCAATGATTGAACCATTCACTTTGATGACGTACTCCACAATAGAAACATATTGAATTACCCAGTGCACCAATTGACATGCAAAACCTAATTTTAGTAGCATTTGCTTAAGAAAATACCATTTGATTCTATCACATGCTTTACTAAGGTTGAGTTTTAGGGCCATGGATCCGCCTTTGCTCCTAGACTTCCTCATATGGGAGAGCAATTCATGGGCAATATAGATGTTGTCCGAAATGGCTCTGCTCGGGATAAACGCACTCTGTGTCTGGTCAACTATGAAGTCTAGGTATGGTTTTAGACGGTTTGTCGAGCATTTGGcaattattttataaaataccAAACACAAGCTGATGGGCGTAAGTGCCCCAACTCCGATGGGTTCTTTCATTTAGGGATCAATGTGAGAACGGTCCTGTTGAAGCCTCGAAGGAGGTAGCtgttattaaaaaaatgttgCATAGCTGATACAACATCCCTCTCGATGATATCCCAATGGACGTGGTAAAACCACCCTGGAATACCGTCCAGCCCCAGGGCCTTGTAACCACCAATCTGAAATGCCGTGGATTTAATTTCAAGTGCCAAGAAAGGGGCACATAGATGGTGATTAATATCGTTCCCAATAACACACTGGATGGGAGATAAGAATTGTTGGATATTAGTGGGTTGGGAGGAGGTAAATAGAGAGTCAAAATATGACCTTATATGGCTGTGGAGGTCTGGTTCCTCTGTGATCCATTGACCAGAGGGTCCTTTTAGTGTGGATATACGGTTGATGTGGCATCTGATTGCCGTGGAGGTACGAAAGAATGACGTGTTTCGGTCTCCAGCCTTTAGCCATTGGATTATGGACCTCTGGTACTTTTCCTCCTGATCCAATAAAACCCCTAGTTGCTGGCGTAATTCTAGCTCAGTGGCTTCGGACTGGTCCATTGGAGGGAGTGCCTGAGAGGACTCTAGcttatatttgatttttgagaTTTCAATTTGAGCATTGCCGAATGTGCACTTTGCCCAAATTTTGAGATTAGAGTTGCAGGAATTTAATTTATGCTGTAAGTTGTAGAGTGGGGAGCCTGCAACTGAAGACTTCCATCCCACCTCCACCTGATTTCTTAATTCCGCATGCCCTTCCCATTTTGATTCGAAGTGAAAACCATGTTTTTTAGATTCTTGTTGGGCGAAGTAGATGGACAATCGTGTATGGTCTGATTTAACCATCCCATGCCGATGAACATTGACATCAGGAAAGAGGCGGAGGAATTCCCCATTACAGAGGCACTTATTTATACTCTCCATCATCAGATGTTGCCCTTTACATTTGTTTGACCATGAAAATTGTGGGCCAGAGAATTTGAGTTCCATGAGGCCACAATTGTCAACAGTATATTGGAAAGCTTGTATATGTGAGCTCCGCTTTGGGCGTCCTCCGAACTTCTCATTGCCTGATAAAACCTCATTGAAATCCCCTATGAGGATCCAAGGCCCATTGATTTTTCAACCCAATTGAGGGAGATCCTCCCAAAAACTTTTTCGATGGTCGGCATGCAGAGGGTCGTAAATCAATGATAGGCGAAAACCTACAAGGAGAGAAGGGTTATTAGAAATCTGAAGGTCAATCATGTTAggagttgcagagagaaagGTGACAGAGATGGATGGAATCCATAACAAAGAGATTCCACCAGATCGCCCTTGTGGGTCAATAGCAAAAAATTATGAGAATCCCagcttggatttgatttttttcacGTGGGAAGCAGATTGTTTGGTCTCCATAAGGAAGACTAGACATGGCCGGGGTGATTTGCAGACCTACTGGAGGTAGCGAATTGTCAGGGGCCTGTAGCTCCCCTAGCAATTCCAGCAAGGATATGCATGGTTCCCGTGGGGGCTGATCTAGGGCAACCTCCCTGACCCTGTTACTGGATTGGAGACTAGGAGTGCTTGCTGTTGGACAGCCTCCGGAATAGATCCTTGTACGGTTCCGAGTATGAGATTTCAGCCTTGTATGTGGTGGGTGCCACTGAAGAAGTTCAGGTGTGGAGGCTGGTTCACCAGGTGGTGAAATACATAACTATTTGAAGTGAGAGAGGAAAGGGTCGGGGCATGTGAATCGTCTTTTCTGCCTAGTGCATTGGTTTGTAGCTGGAGTATCCTCCACCAGTTCCTCAATGAAGATAAATGGGTGTTTAAGGGTTGTGTTTGGAGGCTCTGAAGTGAGGATAATGATAGTTGATGCCTTGGTGATGGCACCCTGGTGGGTGGGTTGGTTACATTCATGGTGCGAATATGGTGGAGTAAGAACATGAGAGACATCATAGAGCGGGTGGACTTGGATGTCGTGACAGAGATATGTAGGGGGGTTTGGGTGATTAGGTGGTGGATCAAAATTGTGGGGTGGTGAGAGGTAGGAAGGACCTAGAAATTCCTCATGCAAGGATAAAGGGTCGGGCTGTGAGTAGTTCATACGGTCCATGGTGTCTTCAGGCCACGTGGTACCCCTGGTGGTTAGGGCTGACGTGTCATCTCCTTGGGGGTGAGCCTCATCAAGGTGGTTTCCCAAGGAGGAGGTGGCGGCCACTGTGGATGCAACACTGACATCATAGAGAGTGGAATTCCTCGGAGGCTGGCTGATGATCAGCAGTCCTTGGAGTGAGTGGTATGACCTTGTGGGCCGCCGCAGAGATTCGTTGGGTGAATCAGGGATTTAACAAGCCTGAGTAGCTGAGGGTGGATGCGGTGCCCAAAATCACCCATCGAGAAGTGGCGGTTGGAGTGGTCGGAGAAATTGATCGCTCCTTGTTCAATCAGTAAGGCCTTTGCTAAGAGTTTCATCTGCATGGCCGTTGTTGGTCTACTTCCCAGGCTCCCTAGATGGAGCCATTCGCCAAATAGAGATTCAAAACAAATTCGGCTCGTTTATTCAGTGATAAGGGGGAAGATTAGGGCTTTTGACACAATgaaggtttggtttgatttgcaAACCCTCAGGTCGTGGCCGATGATACCGCAGAAAAAGCAAAACAAGGGTAGCTTCGCATAGGAGAACTCGATCCATTGAGGGCCTATGCCCGGTCTGTTGATTCTCATTCCTGGTCGTATGGGTCTGTCACAGATTTGGCTTTTTGACTAGCCATGGGCCACGAGAGATAGCTAAATGGACTTCAGCTTCGAGGGACGTTTGTACCAGGAATAAATGGTTGTCGATTTGGCGGACATCAGGGTCTTTTGGAAGTCTCCAGGCCGAGGAAAGGGCTTTAGAAACGTTTAGAGCTGAGATGCGCTTGGTGGAGAAAATTGTTCTGACGAGTACCAGCTTTCAATTGAGGGGAGATGTATCAAGTGTGGTTTCGGTCAGATCGAGGTCTAGCATCTCCGGGGTTTGTCCATGTTGTTCTGGATGGACAACCATGTATTGGCTCGGCAAATCCATGGTGAGTTCGTCCATGGCCAGATCCTGCCAGGGTTCATTCATCATCTgttaaagaaataataaaacacGGGAACCAAGAGCAGGAATAGTTTATTAGCTGAGGATGGGGGATATAGAAATGAGAAGACTACTTTAATGGGGGTGGGGAAAGGCACTTGGCCCAAAAACGGCTCCGATGAGCAGAGAGAAAACTAAGCTGGCTTCAGCCAAGCCCCTCACGGGTAGGGAAGACCTCTATCAAGGCACCCATTCGGTGTGAAGAGGAGACCAAATCCTGGTTTGGCAGCTAAAACCATGACTAGAAGATGGCGGAACCCTAGCAACAGGAGAGAAAAACCCTTACAGCGAAGGGaatcattttcttagattaataTCACAGTAGCAAGATGTTGCCTCATTTATTTTGATATAATATTAAaacgtttatcaacaaaagtaaattttagtaagcatgtgaataaattagcaaaccgattgctaactgtTTATAAATCGTATAAAATAAACCGtgatcaaaatcatttaaaactaTGAAATCGATACCGTTTAAGAATCgtggaaccgaaaccatttactaaacagttacGGTTTCATAAAGTGCAACAATTTAGTAAATGgtatgattttggtttcagccaaataaatatgaaacaaACTGAAAAGAATCGCACTGTATacatcgaaaccaaaccgattaacacccttacaatAACCTCATGCCTCATGGGCAtagcatggttttaaaaattggattgaatcgGTTAGAATTGTTGGATTGAATCGAATAAGACCGATCCACTTATACTATGTGGGGTAAAAATTAAAGAGATTCACAAATCGATTTTTTCACATGCCAGCGGGCGTTCTAAAAGAAACGAATAGGGCAGCGTGGTCTTTTCGTATTCGCTGTATCTAGCGTAGACATAACAGAAAGTAGTGTTCTTTCCAAGCGCGAAGGACaaaaaagagaataagaaaaataacGAAGGGTAGAAAGGgggcaaagaaaaaaatgaagggaATTGATAGATTATAAGCCCTATTGCCATCACATCTGTTCGTTCCCTGTACATCTGAAACCCTAGACTGTTACTTGATATCGCCTGAAGGGGAAGGAGCTAGGGAAGTCTAATGACGACGCGATTCaagaaaaataggaagaagagaggCCACGTCTCCGCCGGCCATGGCCGAATAGGCAAGCATCGCAAACATCCGGGAGGTCGGGGTAATGCCGGTGGTCTGCATCACCACAGGATTTTGTTCGACAAGTACCATCCAGGGTACTTCGGTAAGGTTGGTATGAGGTATTTCCACAAGTTGCGAAACAAGTTCTATTGTCCGATCGTTAACATCGACAAACTCTGGTCGATGATTCCGCAAGAGGCGAAGGACAAGGCATCACCCGACAATGCACCTCTGATCGATGTCACTCAGTACGGGTTCTTCAAGGTTTTGGGCAAGGGGGTGTTGCCTACCTCACAGCCGATCGTGGTCAAGACCAAACTAGTTTCGAAGATAGCAGAAAAGAAGATTAAAGAGGCTGGTGGCGCCGTCGTCCTCACTGCTTAGGTTACTTCTTCTGCTTCCAATTTTTGTTTACGGTTTTGAAGTTCTggagttttgttttttttaacgATGAACAGTGTATTATTTTGACACCTTCGCAACTGGTTTTGTTAGTCTCGTTTATGTGTACTCTGTTATATCATTTCAATGACCAATCGACACGATTTCAGTTTTATTAGTAATTTTGTTGTAATATTTATGGATTGCTTTTCTGTTCTTCCCTTTTGAATGACCTTTGGGTGGCCTATTATTTTTTGTGCTTAGTTTGATTTGTTGAATATGTATGATTAATAAGATTCATGTTTTTTTTCTAcgttttgatttaattttgtGTATCTTTTTGCCGTTGCTTGATATATGCTATATAATGTTATCTAGGTGTTCTGATGAAGAGGTTTGAGCTTTCATCTCTTTAAAGAGGATGGTTGCTTCATCTACCAATATGTTGGTGGATTGGAATTAGGGTTATTGAACCTGCTGTCTAGGGTTTAGCCGTGTTTTGTTGAACCAGCTATATGTCTCTGCTCCCTAGAGAAAGGTTCTAGGGATTAGCTGTGTTATAATTCACTCTCATTGTTTCTCTATCAGTCAATGGGTAGtccccattatttattttttctgtgtAGCTTCACTTCCAATGTTAAATGAAGTAATATGGCAAAATTGTGTGTAGGATGTCTCTCCAGTTGAAAAAAAAAGCTGACCATTTTTGGCGAATGCAAAAAATATTACATGCATAGTACTTAATTAGGTCCAAACACTATAGTATTCAAGGCAACGAAAGGCTATTCAATTTTCTGCCATTAAACTAGTTATATATGTATGCAGACTGTATATGTATTCAAAATTGTGTGTAGGATATCTCTCCAGTTGAAAAAAAGCTGACCATTTTTTGCCTGAATGCAAAAAAGATTACATGCATAGTACTTAATTAGGTCCAAACACGAGTATTCTAGGCAACGAAAGGTTATTCAGTTTTTCTGCCCTTAAACTCGATATATAGGTATGCACCTCTGAGGACTGGTTGATGGTTACTGGTTTACAGCACTTGTCTTGTTCTAATAATCAGATAGCACTCCCATAATGTAACTTGGGGAATGTTTAGTTTGTGTTTCAGAATGCCAACCTAGAACACTCTTTTggagtaacaaaaaaaaaaatatttggtatGGGTTATTACTTGGATTAAAGAATGCATTGGAGAACAAGGCCTGTTTCGGAACACGCCCAAAAGTTCGTTCCCCCTTTTGGAATGGGCTTGTTCTGCAAATTGGCTGATGTCTCCAAAATTAAGGGTGTTttgtgatttcttcttcttctaaaccctTCTTATGTGGATTGTTTATgtttgtgtgtgtatgtgagagagagaggcttttTTCAACTAGTCTCTTTGCCTCTTCCTCTGTCCCCAGCTTCGATGATCAGAATCCCCATTTCTGGCAGATTTTTACATGTGATTTCTCATTGGAAGGCACAGGTATTCGCATATTATTTCCATTTCAGATGTAgcctcttcttatttttttaccttttttctttctccttgttTTGTGTGCATTGGTCTTGTTAAAATGTGTGAAACACTTCCTAATCCAAGCAATCCCAAGGTAAAACTTAAGCCACGGTGAAGGAAGAATTCTTCCTTCTCTGATGGattttaatgaattttaaaaAGGAATGATAAGTGTTGTTGAGACGTATAATCATTGAATTATGGTGTGGTGATAAATTATGCAGATATGGATCAACATCTATGTTACAGGGGATGGGCAGGTAGACCTCAAGATCATCAGCCTAAAAAAATTTGCCAAGCGGCAAAACAAAAGTTTGAAAATCCAAGAACTATAAGAAacatagggcccgtttgataacgtttctgtcgtttctgtttcaagaaacggcagaaacataaatttccgtttctagaaacagaaacggaattgaaggtgtttgataagtcatgtttttagaagtcgatagtaactaatgaaagaatggccacaagtcgtttctagaaacggcgaaacaagttgaacttgtttcgcctaggtcgtttcttgaaccataaataagtaaaaatttctatttctatttctgaaaataagtgaaacggaacagctatatcaaacgctttttactccgtttctgctgtttctggaaacagaaatggcagaaacgcgtttcttgaaatgttatcaaacggacccatagttgtcaaggcgtccaggcggttttcctggggcctaggcaacaGTCGCCTTGTTGCGCTACATGTCTCCTTGTGTTTCAACACTTATTTATGCTAAATATCATTCAAAaaatttacttaagatattattcataaataagcaaataccccttatttgaatccaataaaaatagtttaaaaattaaattccaaaataaaaaaaggtcaaccccccagtccaagaacaaaaactggattttggttatagggacaattttcaacttttaaatgctggggtttttctcaattatgaaaattttataaa
Protein-coding sequences here:
- the LOC122075827 gene encoding 60S ribosomal protein L27a-3-like; this encodes MTTRFKKNRKKRGHVSAGHGRIGKHRKHPGGRGNAGGLHHHRILFDKYHPGYFGKVGMRYFHKLRNKFYCPIVNIDKLWSMIPQEAKDKASPDNAPLIDVTQYGFFKVLGKGVLPTSQPIVVKTKLVSKIAEKKIKEAGGAVVLTA